In Crinalium epipsammum PCC 9333, the following are encoded in one genomic region:
- a CDS encoding hybrid sensor histidine kinase/response regulator: MKKILVIEDEEPLREDILETLECLEYEGIAAENGVIGVKLAQEHLPDLIICDIMMPELDGYGVFTSLRTHPQTATIPFIFLSAKADKSDLRQGMNLGADDYLTKPFTIADLSEAISAQIQKREVIEDQANQKLDELRTNISRSLPHEFRTPLQGILSLSEIVLSDYDLLDSKTMRNMLYEINNSAQRLSKLIHNFMLYAELEVIATDQERVAELRSNQTFTPETLIKYLASIKFQKAERVADLHLNLQDAIIQISEQDLQKVIEEIIDNSLKFSSAGTPIYIESSLKDSKYILSVLNYGQGMTQDQIAKVGAYMQFDRKLYEQQGSGLGLQIAKRLTELHDGSLTIYSNPGKDTKVEIALPIFQE; the protein is encoded by the coding sequence ATGAAAAAAATTTTAGTAATTGAAGACGAAGAACCTTTGCGCGAAGACATTCTAGAAACTTTAGAATGTTTAGAATATGAGGGAATTGCGGCTGAGAATGGTGTAATTGGGGTAAAATTAGCCCAAGAGCATCTACCAGATCTAATCATATGTGACATTATGATGCCGGAATTGGATGGTTACGGTGTATTTACTTCTTTGCGAACACATCCACAAACAGCAACAATTCCATTTATATTTCTGAGTGCTAAAGCTGATAAATCTGATCTCCGCCAAGGCATGAATTTAGGAGCAGATGATTATCTTACTAAACCTTTTACCATTGCTGACTTGAGCGAAGCAATCTCAGCGCAAATCCAAAAACGTGAAGTAATTGAAGATCAAGCTAATCAAAAATTAGACGAATTACGCACTAATATTAGTCGTTCTTTGCCGCACGAATTTCGTACACCTTTACAGGGAATTTTGAGTTTATCAGAAATTGTCCTGAGTGATTATGATTTGCTGGATTCAAAGACAATGCGGAATATGTTATATGAAATTAACAATTCTGCTCAACGCTTATCAAAACTGATTCATAATTTTATGCTGTATGCAGAATTAGAAGTAATTGCTACAGATCAAGAACGGGTTGCAGAGTTGCGTAGCAACCAGACTTTTACTCCCGAAACTCTGATTAAATATCTCGCCTCTATTAAGTTCCAAAAAGCAGAAAGAGTTGCCGATCTGCATTTGAATTTGCAAGATGCTATTATTCAAATTTCGGAACAAGATTTACAAAAAGTTATTGAAGAAATAATTGATAATTCTTTAAAATTCTCAAGTGCTGGTACACCGATTTATATTGAAAGTAGTTTGAAGGATAGTAAGTATATTTTGTCTGTGCTTAACTATGGACAAGGTATGACTCAAGATCAAATTGCTAAGGTGGGTGCTTATATGCAATTTGATCGCAAACTTTATGAACAACAAGGTTCAGGTTTAGGACTGCAAATTGCTAAACGTTTAACAGAACTGCATGATGGAAGTTTAACTATATATAGTAATCCTGGTAAGGATACTAAGGTGGAAATTGCTTTGCCAATTTTTCAAGAGTGA
- a CDS encoding aspartate ammonia-lyase, whose translation MIEATNLAYRIEKDSMGERQIPETAYYGIQTLRATENFPISGIKPLPTYIDACVLIKKATAIANSELGCIPQEIANAIVQAADEVLAGALRDQFVVDIYQAGAGTSHHMNVNEVLANRALEIIGDSKGNYQKISPNDHVNYGQSTNDVIPTAIRIGGLLAIGKTLNPALASAIATLTTKADEFQDIIKSGRTHLQDAVPVRLGDTFGAWAQILSEHQQRIQTAATDLTKLGLGGSAAGTGMNTHPQYRQRVAEILAQLINQPLQPAPNMMAAMQSMAPFVNVSSAIRNLAQDCVKISHDLRLMDSGPKTGFKEIQLPPVQPGSSIMPGKYNPVMAEMTSMVCFQVMGYDSAIALAAQAGQLELNVMMPLIAYNLIHSIEILGNTLSALTRQCILGITANSDRCLAYAEGSLALVTALNPHIGYLNAANVAKESLATGKSLRQIVLEQQLMSEEQLAKVLDLEKMSTVNG comes from the coding sequence ATGATTGAGGCAACAAACTTGGCATACCGCATTGAAAAGGATTCAATGGGTGAAAGGCAAATTCCCGAAACGGCTTATTATGGAATTCAAACATTACGAGCAACAGAGAATTTTCCGATTAGTGGAATTAAGCCTTTACCTACATATATAGATGCTTGTGTGTTGATCAAAAAAGCAACTGCGATCGCGAATAGTGAATTAGGTTGCATTCCCCAAGAGATTGCTAATGCGATTGTACAAGCAGCAGATGAAGTATTAGCGGGTGCGTTGCGTGATCAGTTTGTTGTCGATATCTACCAAGCTGGGGCGGGAACTTCCCACCACATGAATGTTAATGAAGTATTGGCAAATCGGGCGCTGGAAATAATCGGAGATAGCAAAGGTAACTATCAAAAAATCAGCCCAAACGACCATGTAAATTATGGTCAATCTACTAATGATGTGATTCCCACTGCAATTAGAATTGGGGGATTGTTGGCAATAGGCAAAACACTAAATCCAGCTTTAGCTTCGGCGATCGCTACCTTAACAACCAAAGCAGATGAGTTTCAAGATATCATCAAATCAGGTAGAACTCATCTGCAAGATGCCGTCCCTGTGCGCTTAGGAGACACCTTTGGCGCTTGGGCGCAAATTTTAAGCGAACATCAACAACGCATTCAAACAGCCGCCACAGACTTAACAAAGTTGGGATTAGGAGGTAGTGCGGCTGGTACAGGTATGAATACTCATCCACAGTATCGCCAAAGAGTTGCCGAAATTTTAGCCCAATTAATTAACCAACCATTGCAACCTGCCCCAAATATGATGGCAGCAATGCAAAGTATGGCTCCATTTGTGAATGTTTCTAGTGCAATCCGTAATTTAGCGCAAGATTGTGTTAAAATATCTCACGATTTGCGATTAATGGATTCAGGTCCTAAAACTGGATTTAAAGAAATACAACTACCACCAGTGCAACCTGGATCATCAATTATGCCAGGGAAGTACAACCCAGTCATGGCAGAAATGACTTCAATGGTGTGTTTTCAGGTGATGGGATATGATAGTGCGATCGCACTTGCTGCACAAGCAGGACAATTAGAACTTAACGTGATGATGCCGTTAATTGCCTATAATTTGATCCACAGCATCGAAATTTTGGGCAATACCCTATCCGCCTTAACTCGCCAATGTATACTCGGAATAACAGCAAATAGCGATCGCTGTTTAGCTTATGCAGAAGGCAGTCTAGCGTTAGTTACCGCCCTTAATCCCCATATTGGTTATCTTAACGCCGCTAATGTTGCCAAGGAATCTTTAGCAACCGGAAAATCCCTCCGCCAGATTGTATTAGAACAACAGTTAATGAGCGAGGAACAACTTGCTAAAGTATTAGATCTAGAGAAAATGAGTACAGTGAACGGTTGA
- a CDS encoding DUF362 domain-containing protein, whose product MTVSLIRATSYEQALLRESLLTLLEPLGGMKAFVKKGDRVLLKPNLLTGSRPGKECVTRPEIVCCVAQLVQEAGGKPFLGDGPAFGSAMGVAKASGYLPLIQELNLPIVEFHGKRYQTVSEEFNHLLLSKEAIDADVVINLPKVKSHVQLTMTLGVKNLFGCVPGKMKAWWHMEAGKDSARFGTMLVETARAINPNLTIIDGIIGHEGNGPSGGEPRELGVLGASSNVFALDRAFLEILNVDPQIVPTVAASQRMGLCPELADIHFPQLQPTELKLTDWKLPENLVPIDFGMPRVIQSTFKHLYIRFIKEKINNYQLTINNH is encoded by the coding sequence ATGACTGTTAGCTTAATCCGCGCCACATCTTACGAACAAGCGTTATTGCGAGAATCACTCTTAACGCTGTTAGAACCTCTAGGAGGAATGAAAGCATTTGTCAAAAAAGGCGATCGCGTCCTCCTTAAACCCAATCTTCTCACAGGTTCTCGCCCTGGTAAAGAGTGCGTCACCCGTCCAGAAATTGTTTGTTGTGTTGCCCAATTAGTACAAGAAGCTGGCGGTAAACCATTTTTAGGCGATGGACCCGCTTTTGGTAGCGCAATGGGTGTAGCAAAAGCTAGTGGTTATCTACCACTAATTCAAGAACTCAATTTACCAATAGTAGAATTTCACGGTAAACGTTATCAAACAGTCAGTGAAGAATTTAATCATTTATTGTTGAGTAAAGAAGCAATAGATGCCGATGTGGTAATTAACCTGCCAAAAGTGAAATCCCATGTCCAACTCACAATGACATTAGGCGTAAAAAATCTCTTTGGTTGTGTCCCTGGCAAAATGAAAGCTTGGTGGCACATGGAAGCAGGAAAAGATAGCGCCAGATTTGGCACAATGCTTGTAGAAACAGCGCGAGCAATTAATCCTAATTTAACAATTATTGATGGAATTATCGGTCACGAAGGTAATGGACCTAGCGGTGGCGAACCCCGTGAATTAGGGGTTTTAGGGGCATCATCGAATGTTTTTGCTCTAGACCGCGCTTTCCTAGAAATACTCAATGTTGATCCGCAAATAGTCCCAACTGTTGCTGCATCTCAACGTATGGGTTTATGTCCTGAATTGGCAGACATTCACTTCCCGCAACTGCAACCTACGGAACTTAAACTTACTGATTGGAAATTACCTGAAAATCTCGTGCCAATAGATTTTGGTATGCCCCGCGTAATTCAGTCTACTTTTAAACATCTGTATATCAGGTTTATTAAAGAAAAAATTAACAATTATCAGTTAACAATTAACAATCACTAA
- a CDS encoding inorganic diphosphatase, protein MDLSRIPAQPKPGLINVLIEIPAGSKNKYEFDKDLNAFALDRVLYSSVQYPYDYGFVPNTLADDGDPLDGMVLIDQPTFPGCVIAARPIGMLEMIDGGDRDEKVLCVPDKDPRYTHIKSLKDLAPHRLDEIAEFFRSYKNLEKKVTEILGWQDVDQVMPLVEKCIKAGSQKS, encoded by the coding sequence GTGGATTTATCACGTATTCCTGCTCAACCCAAACCAGGCTTGATCAACGTTTTGATCGAAATTCCCGCAGGAAGCAAAAACAAGTACGAGTTTGATAAAGACTTAAACGCATTTGCGCTTGACCGAGTACTTTACTCCTCTGTGCAGTACCCTTACGACTACGGCTTTGTACCTAATACCTTAGCTGATGATGGCGATCCCTTGGATGGGATGGTGTTGATCGATCAACCAACATTTCCAGGGTGTGTGATTGCTGCTAGACCCATCGGAATGTTAGAAATGATTGACGGTGGCGATCGCGATGAGAAAGTTTTGTGTGTGCCTGATAAAGATCCCCGCTACACTCATATAAAATCCCTCAAGGATCTTGCCCCTCACCGCTTGGATGAGATTGCTGAGTTTTTCAGATCCTACAAGAACTTAGAAAAGAAAGTTACCGAAATTCTAGGTTGGCAAGATGTGGATCAGGTAATGCCACTTGTTGAAAAGTGCATCAAAGCAGGTAGCCAAAAAAGCTAA
- the panD gene encoding aspartate 1-decarboxylase, producing the protein MQRSLLLAKIHSCTITDANVNYMGSISIDQALLDASGILPYEQVQVVNVNNGERFITYAIAAPANSGAIELNGAAARLGVKGDRLIIMTYAQFTPEEIKTHAPKVVMVDEQNHLLEVRRYNELQNNGFHAELIHSLRL; encoded by the coding sequence ATGCAGCGATCGCTTCTTTTAGCCAAAATTCATAGTTGCACCATTACCGATGCCAATGTGAACTACATGGGTAGTATCAGCATCGATCAAGCGTTGCTGGATGCGTCGGGAATATTACCTTATGAGCAAGTACAGGTAGTTAATGTGAATAATGGGGAGCGATTTATTACCTATGCGATCGCTGCACCCGCAAACTCAGGCGCAATAGAATTAAATGGTGCGGCGGCGCGTTTGGGTGTAAAAGGCGATCGTTTAATTATTATGACTTATGCCCAATTTACACCTGAAGAAATTAAAACCCACGCCCCTAAAGTTGTGATGGTAGATGAGCAAAATCATTTGCTCGAAGTTCGTCGTTATAATGAGTTGCAAAATAATGGTTTTCATGCTGAGTTGATTCATAGTTTGCGCCTGTAA
- a CDS encoding REP-associated tyrosine transposase yields the protein MSFKKQLPRLEKPQSSYFVTFVTWERLELSPAARQVVLNACEFFHNQRYYLFSGVVMPDHVHLLIQPFIKVEHEFWSIGSILHSIKSYSAKQIPNVMLHIGKVWQDGRYEQMIKDEKEFQNKWEYIRQNPVKDGLSKTPEEYPFFWESF from the coding sequence ATGAGCTTCAAAAAACAGTTACCTCGCTTAGAAAAACCGCAAAGTAGCTATTTTGTAACTTTTGTAACTTGGGAAAGGTTAGAACTGAGTCCTGCTGCTCGTCAAGTTGTTCTAAATGCTTGCGAATTTTTTCATAATCAACGCTACTACCTATTTAGCGGCGTTGTCATGCCAGATCATGTACACCTACTGATTCAACCTTTTATAAAGGTTGAACATGAATTTTGGTCAATTGGTAGTATTTTGCATAGTATTAAAAGTTACAGTGCTAAACAAATTCCTAACGTAATGCTTCATATTGGCAAAGTTTGGCAGGATGGGCGGTATGAGCAAATGATTAAGGATGAAAAAGAATTTCAAAATAAATGGGAATACATTAGGCAGAATCCTGTCAAAGATGGTTTATCTAAAACTCCTGAAGAATATCCTTTTTTTTGGGAATCCTTTTGA
- a CDS encoding anthranilate phosphoribosyltransferase family protein, with translation MSDAFRELLKKVGSGSHTSKDLTRQEAADAMRMMLLAEATPAQIGAFLISHRIKRPTGEELAGMLDAYDELGSRLQPLTSTDSQVIVLGIPYDGRSRTAPVSPITALILTTVGQPVVMHGGGIMPTKYGIPLIDIWQGLGVNFRLPLSQTQQVFETTKLGFVYLPLHFPLTNKLVEYRDQLGKRPPLATMELMWSPYAGVAQIISGFVHPPTETMFQDAHALRGQKYFTTVKGLEGSCDLPRDRTAIIGIFSNSNLERLHLHPRDYGFAGKEVPLESLTSLIAQMQEVLQGKPSELMQAAIWNGGFYLWRCGVCKDIESGFTEAESLLTSGKVAQKLAEITQVVNDIQLAHQV, from the coding sequence ATGAGCGATGCTTTTCGGGAATTGCTAAAAAAAGTGGGTAGCGGTTCTCACACTAGCAAAGATTTAACTCGCCAGGAAGCAGCAGATGCGATGCGGATGATGCTGTTAGCAGAAGCAACACCTGCACAAATAGGCGCTTTTTTAATTTCTCATCGCATTAAACGACCAACTGGCGAAGAATTAGCCGGAATGCTGGATGCTTACGACGAGTTAGGATCAAGGTTGCAACCGCTTACCAGCACTGATTCACAAGTTATAGTATTAGGTATTCCTTATGATGGGCGATCGCGCACTGCACCTGTTAGTCCCATAACGGCTTTAATTCTTACTACAGTTGGGCAACCAGTAGTGATGCACGGTGGCGGTATTATGCCCACAAAATATGGCATCCCATTGATTGATATTTGGCAGGGGTTAGGCGTAAATTTCCGTTTACCTTTATCACAAACTCAGCAAGTATTTGAGACAACAAAATTAGGATTTGTTTATCTTCCCCTACATTTCCCATTAACTAATAAATTAGTAGAATACCGCGATCAACTCGGCAAACGTCCACCACTAGCAACTATGGAGTTAATGTGGTCTCCTTATGCTGGTGTTGCTCAAATCATTTCAGGGTTTGTCCATCCGCCTACAGAAACTATGTTTCAAGATGCCCATGCTTTGCGGGGACAAAAATATTTTACTACAGTCAAAGGATTAGAAGGCAGTTGTGATTTACCGCGCGATCGCACTGCAATTATCGGTATATTTTCTAATTCTAATTTAGAACGTCTACATCTCCATCCCCGTGACTACGGTTTTGCAGGTAAAGAAGTACCTCTAGAATCACTTACTAGCTTAATTGCACAAATGCAGGAAGTATTGCAAGGTAAACCTTCAGAATTAATGCAAGCTGCTATTTGGAATGGAGGCTTTTATCTCTGGCGCTGTGGTGTCTGTAAAGATATAGAATCTGGTTTTACAGAAGCAGAAAGTTTATTAACTAGCGGTAAAGTTGCCCAGAAATTAGCAGAAATTACTCAGGTTGTAAATGATATCCAATTAGCACATCAGGTGTGA
- a CDS encoding LysR family transcriptional regulator, which produces MRIEQLQAFLAIAEAGNFQQAAKKCGVTQSTISRQLQVLESELGLLLLHRTAQAKLTVGGEIFLPHARKICQEWETATEELADLLAGKQLELCVAAIHSVCSNYLPPVLQQFCRDYPDVQLRVTALGSDRALKVLKDGMVDVAVVMNNRFFTASPEMVVDVLYNEPIEILMAANHPLTEHQQVPWSALLNYPQVVFKDGYGMQRLVQERFSRQGAKLKAVMELNTLDAFRGVVRQGQLIALLPKSALIDAYTDPTLAVRPIASTEDISAGSITDSLTEMGLTRQVVLVTTQDRLQIPPVRHFCKLVRELGQPPVDLVSTIRESAVMPLG; this is translated from the coding sequence ATGCGAATTGAGCAGTTGCAAGCATTTCTAGCTATAGCTGAAGCAGGAAACTTTCAGCAGGCGGCAAAAAAATGTGGCGTTACCCAATCAACAATTAGTCGCCAACTCCAAGTGCTAGAAAGCGAACTAGGCTTGCTATTGCTTCATCGCACAGCCCAGGCAAAGCTAACAGTGGGAGGAGAAATATTTTTACCTCACGCCCGTAAAATCTGCCAAGAATGGGAAACTGCAACCGAGGAATTAGCAGATTTATTAGCAGGGAAACAACTAGAACTTTGTGTTGCAGCAATTCACTCAGTTTGCTCGAACTACCTACCGCCAGTATTACAGCAATTTTGTCGCGATTATCCAGACGTGCAATTAAGAGTAACAGCTTTGGGGAGCGATCGCGCCTTAAAAGTCCTGAAAGATGGCATGGTAGATGTAGCGGTAGTAATGAATAATCGCTTTTTTACTGCTAGTCCAGAAATGGTAGTTGATGTTTTATATAATGAGCCAATTGAAATCTTAATGGCTGCCAATCATCCCCTAACTGAACATCAACAAGTACCTTGGTCAGCATTACTTAATTACCCCCAAGTAGTATTTAAAGACGGCTACGGGATGCAACGTTTAGTACAAGAGCGATTCTCGCGCCAAGGCGCAAAACTCAAAGCAGTGATGGAGTTGAATACTTTGGATGCTTTTCGCGGTGTAGTGCGACAAGGACAACTAATTGCCTTATTGCCAAAGTCAGCTTTGATAGACGCATACACAGACCCCACCTTAGCTGTCAGACCTATTGCTAGTACAGAAGATATTTCAGCAGGTTCGATCACCGACTCTTTAACAGAGATGGGTTTGACGCGCCAAGTTGTTTTAGTTACTACCCAAGACAGATTACAAATTCCCCCAGTTAGACACTTTTGTAAATTAGTTAGAGAATTAGGTCAGCCACCAGTTGACTTGGTAAGCACAATAAGGGAATCTGCTGTAATGCCTCTGGGTTAA